A part of Lacibacter sp. H407 genomic DNA contains:
- a CDS encoding helix-turn-helix domain-containing protein codes for MKNTKTITLSREERKMLRAIKSRMRKAPAADYAIYKLGIETGMNRMKLHQGFYFLFGIHIHEYLVEQRLALVKKLLRKTTLSVKAISIQSGFKNRKYFFRFFKQKTSFTPIGYRKHCKQRAS; via the coding sequence ATGAAGAATACAAAAACCATTACGCTAAGCCGTGAAGAACGGAAAATGCTCCGGGCGATAAAAAGCCGTATGCGCAAAGCACCTGCTGCAGATTATGCCATCTACAAACTTGGTATTGAAACGGGGATGAACCGTATGAAACTTCATCAAGGTTTTTATTTCTTGTTTGGTATACACATTCATGAGTACCTGGTAGAACAACGATTAGCATTGGTTAAAAAACTGCTTCGTAAAACAACCCTTTCAGTAAAAGCCATCTCTATTCAAAGCGGTTTTAAGAACCGAAAATATTTCTTCCGTTTTTTTAAGCAAAAAACTTCCTTTACACCCATTGGGTACCGCAAGCACTGCAAGCAACGTGCTTCCTG